In Nonomuraea muscovyensis, the following proteins share a genomic window:
- a CDS encoding glycoside hydrolase family 38 N-terminal domain-containing protein, giving the protein MSAEQTERPAEIVVVPHTHWDREWYEPFQRFRLRLVALLDEVLDTMEREPAYHFTLDGQLACVDDYLEVRPEQRDRIAALVESGRLAVGPWQILLDEFLCSGENIVRNLELGMDRADKLGGAMPVGYLPDMFGHTAQMPQILRKAGLLHACVYRGVPSAVVTDVFAWVAPDGTAVRAQYLPAGGYGNGAHLFEEPGRLAERAAEFTGRMRRWHGPEGPLLAMYGTDHSAPVRGLPGMVAAIGARMDTLSGYIAANGQGGAVDGLPRVTGELRSHARANILPGVISVRAHVKQAMGRAERMVERYAEPLAALWGEEWPGRFLDMAWWRLVDASGHDSVTGCGVDDTAQQVAARIAEAEHLGQAVRDMVTARLAAAVPSDGVLVVNPTPAARRSVVLVDVAGHDPLVDAAGDAVPLQPLEYAPTLLLDEEMDPATALTFIHGTELYGQQITGWSVEDGVLTFTVARETAAAFTVTELRGRLDGVTRVRIVAEPRRTVAALVEVPPLGHTSLRPAPDDGVHGRATAGGATAPRPADFRAIIPVRADGQVLDNGLLRVEVAADGTLSLTGADGVTLTGAGRIVDGGDVGDTYNHVPPATDRLVGEPESVEVDLVCSGPLVAALDVRRVYRWPAAGAGIEGTPELPAAARTDATEEIVVDTRVELRADEPFVRLRVAFDNRCADHRVRLHVPLPEQATASHAEGQFAVVTRGLTAEGGCGEEPLPTFPAASWVAAGGVAALLEHVTEYELVEEGRELALTLLRSVGYLSRNRHALRPEPAGPQLPTPAAQSRGPRSVDLALMPYSGTWSAVPPAAETFRHDLLPVPGAGDPSLPLPPPAAGLSVTGDGVVMTSLRMRDDRRELRVVALTPTATEAVITGPFTRACHADLRGRAGTALPVTGGTLRLPLNPWEIATVQLAD; this is encoded by the coding sequence GTGAGCGCCGAGCAGACCGAAAGGCCCGCCGAGATCGTCGTCGTCCCGCACACGCACTGGGACCGCGAGTGGTACGAGCCGTTCCAGCGCTTCCGGCTGCGGCTGGTGGCGCTGCTGGACGAGGTGCTCGACACGATGGAGCGCGAGCCCGCCTACCACTTCACCCTCGACGGGCAGCTCGCCTGCGTGGACGACTACCTGGAGGTCCGGCCCGAGCAGCGTGACCGGATCGCCGCGCTGGTCGAGTCGGGACGGCTCGCGGTGGGGCCGTGGCAGATCCTGCTGGACGAGTTCCTGTGCTCGGGCGAGAACATCGTCCGCAACCTCGAACTGGGCATGGACCGGGCCGACAAGCTCGGCGGGGCCATGCCGGTCGGCTACCTGCCCGACATGTTCGGCCACACGGCGCAGATGCCGCAGATCCTGCGCAAGGCCGGGCTGCTGCACGCCTGCGTCTACCGTGGGGTGCCGTCGGCCGTGGTGACCGACGTCTTCGCCTGGGTGGCGCCCGACGGGACCGCCGTGCGCGCCCAATACCTCCCGGCGGGCGGTTACGGCAACGGCGCCCACCTGTTCGAGGAGCCGGGACGGCTGGCCGAGCGGGCGGCGGAGTTCACCGGGCGGATGCGCCGGTGGCACGGCCCGGAGGGGCCGCTGCTCGCGATGTACGGCACCGACCACTCGGCGCCGGTGCGCGGCCTGCCGGGCATGGTGGCCGCGATCGGCGCCCGCATGGACACCCTGTCCGGATACATCGCGGCGAACGGTCAGGGCGGGGCCGTGGACGGCCTGCCGCGCGTCACCGGAGAGCTGCGCTCCCACGCCCGCGCGAACATCCTGCCCGGCGTCATCTCCGTCCGCGCGCACGTCAAGCAGGCCATGGGCCGCGCCGAGCGCATGGTCGAACGGTACGCCGAGCCGCTCGCCGCGCTCTGGGGCGAGGAGTGGCCCGGCCGTTTCCTCGACATGGCCTGGTGGCGGCTGGTCGACGCCAGCGGCCACGACTCCGTCACCGGCTGCGGCGTGGACGACACCGCCCAGCAGGTCGCCGCCCGCATCGCCGAGGCCGAGCACCTGGGGCAGGCCGTCCGCGACATGGTGACCGCCAGGCTGGCCGCCGCCGTGCCCTCCGACGGCGTGCTCGTGGTGAACCCGACGCCCGCCGCCCGGCGGAGCGTGGTCCTCGTCGACGTCGCCGGGCACGACCCGCTGGTGGACGCCGCGGGCGACGCCGTGCCCCTCCAGCCGCTGGAGTACGCGCCGACCCTGCTGCTGGACGAGGAGATGGACCCGGCCACGGCGCTGACGTTCATTCACGGCACCGAGCTGTACGGCCAGCAGATCACCGGCTGGTCCGTCGAGGACGGCGTGCTGACCTTCACCGTGGCCCGCGAGACCGCGGCCGCGTTCACGGTGACGGAGCTGCGCGGCAGGCTCGACGGGGTGACCCGGGTGCGGATCGTCGCCGAGCCGCGCCGCACGGTCGCCGCGCTCGTCGAGGTGCCGCCGCTCGGCCACACGAGCCTGCGCCCGGCCCCGGACGACGGCGTCCACGGCCGCGCCACCGCCGGCGGCGCCACCGCGCCCCGGCCCGCCGACTTCAGGGCGATCATCCCGGTCCGGGCGGACGGGCAGGTGCTCGACAACGGCCTGCTGCGAGTCGAGGTGGCGGCCGACGGGACGCTCTCGCTGACCGGCGCCGACGGCGTGACGCTCACCGGCGCGGGCCGGATCGTCGACGGCGGCGACGTCGGCGACACCTACAACCACGTCCCACCGGCCACCGACCGGCTCGTCGGCGAACCCGAGAGCGTCGAGGTGGACCTCGTCTGCTCCGGCCCGCTCGTGGCCGCTCTCGACGTGCGCCGCGTCTACCGCTGGCCGGCGGCCGGCGCCGGGATCGAGGGCACCCCCGAGCTGCCCGCCGCGGCCAGGACGGACGCCACCGAGGAGATCGTCGTCGACACCAGGGTCGAGCTGCGGGCGGACGAGCCGTTCGTCCGGCTGCGCGTCGCCTTCGACAACCGCTGCGCCGACCACCGGGTCCGCCTGCACGTGCCGCTGCCCGAACAGGCGACCGCCTCCCACGCCGAGGGCCAGTTCGCGGTCGTCACCCGCGGCCTGACCGCCGAGGGCGGGTGCGGCGAGGAGCCGCTGCCCACGTTCCCGGCCGCCTCGTGGGTGGCCGCCGGGGGAGTGGCGGCGCTGCTGGAGCACGTCACCGAGTACGAGCTGGTGGAGGAGGGCCGCGAACTGGCGCTCACCCTGCTCCGCTCGGTCGGCTACCTGTCGCGCAACCGACACGCGCTGCGTCCCGAGCCCGCCGGCCCCCAGCTGCCCACACCCGCCGCCCAGTCGCGCGGCCCGCGCTCGGTGGACCTGGCGCTCATGCCGTACAGCGGGACCTGGTCCGCGGTGCCGCCGGCGGCGGAGACGTTCCGGCACGACCTGCTGCCGGTCCCCGGCGCGGGCGATCCGTCGCTGCCCCTGCCCCCGCCGGCGGCTGGCCTGTCGGTGACGGGCGACGGCGTGGTCATGACCTCGCTGCGGATGCGCGACGACCGGCGCGAGCTCCGCGTCGTGGCCCTCACCCCGACGGCCACGGAAGCGGTCATCACCGGCCCCTTCACCCGGGCCTGCCACGCCGACCTCCGGGGCCGCGCCGGCACCGCCCTGCCGGTCACCGGCGGAACCCTCCGCCTCCCCCTGAACCCCTGGGAGATCGCCACCGTCCAACTCGCCGACTGA
- a CDS encoding Gfo/Idh/MocA family protein, with protein sequence MKIALLGCGAVTQAVYVPLLSRRRDLFEVTAVCDLSRALAEAVGDRLGVAGRYTALEPMLAAGGFDAVLVLASGSHGEPVRQALAAGYAVLCEKPLALTRAEAAALPAGRLMVGYMKQYDPAVRRAEELLAELGGPAAVRSVEVTVLHPSGESQLAFANLTQARDVDSGLLASLRAAEDALVSRALGESAPQPVRALYAVALGSICHDLSLLRRFTGSPVEISHVETWGAGPGSVEVSGPLPAAGRFSIRWHYLEDYPAYRETVAIHHDRGTLELAFPAPYLMNAPTTLTVVSPGSGGESRTEWRDVTEAFETQLAAFHAFVTDGKPPLTCLAGALEDIVTAQRVAARYAVQHDLPIGGEAA encoded by the coding sequence GTGAAGATCGCGCTGCTCGGGTGCGGCGCCGTCACGCAGGCGGTCTACGTGCCGCTGCTGTCGCGCCGCCGCGACCTGTTCGAGGTGACCGCCGTCTGCGACCTGTCGCGCGCGCTCGCCGAGGCCGTGGGCGACCGGCTGGGCGTGGCCGGCCGGTACACCGCCCTGGAGCCGATGCTGGCCGCCGGCGGGTTCGACGCCGTGCTCGTCCTCGCCTCCGGCTCCCACGGCGAGCCGGTACGGCAGGCACTCGCCGCCGGGTACGCCGTGCTGTGCGAGAAGCCGCTCGCGCTGACCCGCGCCGAGGCGGCCGCGCTGCCGGCCGGCCGGCTCATGGTCGGCTACATGAAGCAGTACGACCCGGCCGTGCGCCGGGCCGAGGAGCTGCTGGCCGAGCTGGGCGGCCCCGCCGCCGTCAGGTCGGTCGAGGTGACCGTGCTGCATCCGAGCGGGGAGTCCCAGCTCGCCTTCGCCAACCTCACCCAGGCCCGCGACGTCGACTCCGGCCTGCTCGCCTCGCTGCGGGCGGCCGAGGACGCCCTCGTCTCCCGGGCTCTCGGCGAGTCCGCGCCGCAGCCGGTGCGGGCGCTGTACGCGGTGGCGCTCGGGTCGATCTGCCACGACCTGTCGCTGCTGCGGAGGTTCACCGGGTCGCCCGTCGAGATCTCCCACGTGGAGACGTGGGGGGCCGGGCCGGGCTCGGTCGAGGTCTCGGGCCCGCTGCCCGCCGCCGGGCGGTTCTCCATCCGCTGGCACTACCTGGAGGACTACCCCGCCTACCGCGAGACCGTGGCGATCCACCACGACCGGGGCACGCTGGAGCTGGCCTTCCCCGCGCCCTACCTGATGAACGCGCCCACGACCCTGACCGTCGTGTCCCCGGGCTCCGGCGGGGAGAGCCGCACCGAGTGGCGTGACGTGACCGAGGCGTTCGAGACGCAGCTCGCCGCCTTCCACGCCTTCGTCACCGACGGCAAGCCGCCGCTCACCTGCCTGGCCGGCGCCCTGGAGGACATCGTCACGGCCCAGCGCGTGGCCGCCCGTTACGCCGTACAGCACGACCTGCCCATCGGAGGGGAAGCCGCGTGA
- a CDS encoding TIM barrel protein has product MIKVANAPVSFGVFELSDAPPPLTAAEMVAAIAGAGYDGIDLGPIGYLGTATDLAGRLGGLLLAGGWADLPYGDPDGFRAKLPELDATLDVFAAAPAADGPFAPRPTLGCSGSPERFARPGGNAPGLAPGDWAGYAARVQETADRCRERGFEPVFHHHLGTYVETPQDVERLLELTDVPLCLDTGHLLLAGGDPVTALRDWAGRVGHVHVKDGDTKILDQALADGADLRELMGRGGFAPLGEGELDLPGVVAALRDTGYQGWVVIEQDTLPGRRSVERNIADQAANRDKLKELGL; this is encoded by the coding sequence ATGATCAAGGTCGCCAACGCTCCGGTCAGCTTCGGCGTCTTCGAGCTGAGCGACGCCCCGCCGCCGCTGACGGCCGCCGAGATGGTCGCCGCCATCGCCGGCGCCGGCTACGACGGCATCGACCTCGGCCCGATCGGCTACCTCGGCACCGCCACCGACCTGGCGGGCCGGCTGGGCGGGCTGCTGCTCGCCGGCGGCTGGGCCGACCTGCCCTACGGCGACCCCGACGGCTTCCGGGCCAAGCTGCCCGAGCTGGACGCCACCCTGGACGTGTTCGCGGCGGCGCCCGCCGCGGACGGGCCGTTCGCGCCGCGCCCGACGCTCGGCTGCTCCGGGTCGCCCGAGCGCTTCGCCCGCCCCGGCGGGAACGCTCCCGGGCTCGCCCCCGGCGACTGGGCCGGGTACGCCGCCCGCGTGCAGGAGACCGCAGACCGCTGCCGCGAGCGCGGCTTCGAGCCCGTCTTCCACCACCACCTCGGCACCTACGTCGAGACGCCGCAGGACGTCGAACGGCTCCTGGAGCTGACCGACGTGCCGCTCTGCCTCGACACCGGCCACCTGCTGCTCGCCGGCGGCGACCCCGTCACCGCCCTGCGCGACTGGGCGGGCCGCGTCGGCCACGTGCACGTCAAGGACGGCGACACCAAGATCCTCGACCAGGCGCTCGCCGACGGGGCCGACCTGCGCGAGCTCATGGGCCGCGGCGGGTTCGCCCCACTCGGCGAGGGCGAGCTGGACCTGCCGGGCGTGGTCGCCGCGCTGCGCGACACCGGCTACCAGGGGTGGGTCGTCATCGAGCAGGACACGCTGCCGGGCCGCCGCTCCGTCGAGCGGAACATCGCCGACCAGGCCGCCAACCGCGACAAGCTGAAAGAGCTGGGACTGTGA
- a CDS encoding CehA/McbA family metallohydrolase produces the protein MTVIRGHWSLDDRLERMLREVAFEVPPGAAAVTVRLGYDRAQGVLDLGCASPQGFRGWSGGARDTYTITEDWATPGYLPGPVEPGTWHVWLRLHRVPPQGLDYTLDIRAETAAPERPAVAEPPAAERPPRRDIPALDGLRWYAGDFHAHTLHSDGTLTVGELAALARGRGLDFLAVTDHNTVSHHPELAALDRGIALLPGQEVTTDRGHANVFGDVGWVDFRESADSWLRHAHDHGGLMSINHPLGGDCAWLQPLAERPRVAEVWHSGWWDRRWGAPLAWADAWRDDLVAIGASDFHREGSDGLPGSPTTWVLAEDPGAAFGAVAAGRTAISAGPDAPLLVRLGDELLALDADGLVLVRPGGARQVIRGDRVLVPAGEGRHRLETHENEVMALCA, from the coding sequence ATGACGGTGATCCGGGGCCACTGGAGCCTGGACGACCGGCTGGAGCGGATGCTGCGCGAGGTGGCCTTCGAGGTGCCGCCGGGCGCCGCGGCCGTGACGGTGCGGCTCGGCTACGACCGCGCGCAGGGCGTGCTCGACCTGGGCTGCGCCTCCCCTCAAGGGTTCCGCGGCTGGTCCGGCGGGGCCCGCGACACCTACACGATCACCGAGGACTGGGCGACGCCCGGATACCTGCCGGGGCCCGTCGAACCGGGCACCTGGCACGTGTGGCTGCGGCTGCACCGGGTGCCGCCCCAGGGCCTCGACTACACGCTGGACATCCGCGCCGAGACCGCGGCCCCCGAACGGCCGGCCGTCGCCGAGCCGCCAGCCGCCGAGCGGCCGCCGCGCCGCGACATCCCCGCCCTCGACGGCCTGCGCTGGTACGCCGGGGACTTCCACGCGCACACCCTGCACAGCGACGGCACGCTGACCGTCGGCGAGCTGGCCGCGCTGGCCAGGGGCCGCGGCCTGGACTTCCTGGCCGTCACCGACCACAACACCGTCAGCCACCACCCCGAGCTGGCCGCGCTGGACCGCGGCATCGCGCTGCTGCCCGGCCAGGAGGTCACCACCGACCGCGGCCACGCCAACGTCTTCGGTGACGTCGGCTGGGTCGACTTCCGCGAGAGCGCCGACTCCTGGCTGCGGCACGCCCACGACCACGGCGGCCTGATGTCGATCAACCACCCGCTGGGCGGCGACTGCGCCTGGCTGCAGCCGCTCGCCGAACGCCCCCGGGTGGCCGAGGTCTGGCACTCCGGCTGGTGGGACCGCCGCTGGGGCGCCCCGCTGGCCTGGGCGGACGCCTGGCGCGACGACCTGGTCGCGATCGGCGCCAGCGACTTCCACCGCGAGGGCTCCGACGGGCTGCCCGGCTCGCCCACCACCTGGGTGCTGGCCGAGGACCCCGGCGCCGCCTTCGGCGCGGTCGCGGCGGGCCGGACCGCCATCTCGGCCGGGCCCGACGCGCCACTGCTCGTCAGGCTCGGCGACGAACTGCTCGCCCTGGACGCCGACGGTCTGGTCCTGGTGCGCCCCGGCGGCGCCCGCCAGGTGATCCGCGGCGACCGGGTGCTGGTGCCGGCCGGGGAGGGACGGCACCGTCTGGAAACCCACGAGAACGAGGTGATGGCGCTGTGCGCATGA